In Gordonia phthalatica, one genomic interval encodes:
- the trpC gene encoding indole-3-glycerol phosphate synthase TrpC translates to MTSQSVLDSIIEGVKADVAAREAALPLDAVKKAAAAAPGPRDAMAALSQSDIAVIAEVKRSSPSKGQLANIPDPADLAKAYEDGGARIVSVLTEERRFGGSLADLDAVRAAIDIPILRKDFIVGPYQIHEARAHGADVILLIVAALEQKVLASLLDRTESLGMTALVEVHTEEEADRALEAGAKVVGVNARNLKTLEVDRDCFAQIAPGLPSSVIKVAESGVRGPADLLAYAGAGADAILVGEGVVTSGDPRLAVADLVTAGSHPSCPKPSR, encoded by the coding sequence GTGACCAGTCAGTCCGTGCTCGATTCGATCATCGAGGGAGTCAAGGCTGACGTCGCCGCGCGCGAAGCAGCTCTTCCCCTCGACGCAGTGAAGAAGGCGGCTGCGGCCGCACCCGGTCCGCGCGATGCGATGGCTGCTCTGAGCCAGTCCGACATCGCCGTCATCGCCGAGGTGAAGCGGTCGAGCCCGTCCAAGGGGCAGCTCGCCAACATTCCGGACCCGGCGGATCTCGCCAAGGCCTACGAGGACGGCGGTGCCCGCATCGTCAGCGTCCTCACCGAGGAGCGTCGATTCGGCGGTTCGCTGGCCGATCTCGACGCCGTCCGCGCCGCGATCGACATCCCGATCCTCCGCAAGGACTTCATCGTCGGTCCGTACCAGATCCACGAGGCGCGGGCCCACGGTGCGGACGTCATCCTGCTGATCGTCGCCGCCCTGGAGCAGAAGGTGCTGGCCTCGCTGCTCGACCGCACCGAGTCGCTCGGCATGACCGCCCTCGTCGAGGTCCACACCGAGGAAGAGGCCGACCGCGCGCTCGAAGCCGGTGCCAAGGTGGTCGGCGTCAACGCCCGCAACCTGAAGACCCTCGAGGTGGACCGCGACTGCTTCGCGCAGATCGCCCCGGGCCTTCCGTCGAGCGTCATCAAGGTCGCCGAGTCCGGAGTCCGCGGTCCCGCCGATCTGCTGGCCTACGCCGGTGCCGGCGCCGACGCGATCCTGGTCGGCGAGGGTGTCGTGACGAGCGGCGATCCGCGCCTGGCGGTGGCCGACCTGGTGACCGCGGGATCGCACCCGTCGTGCCCCAAGCCGTCGCGCTGA
- a CDS encoding acyl-CoA thioesterase — MTDGTPDHDVTNSADLAKLIELLDVERVDDDLFIGQHPDQVMARTFGGQLLGQGVVAAGRTIVKGNPPVHALHAHFIRGGDVTKPLEYHIDRYRDGRAFANRQVTAKQDGEVIFTMLVAFQDNSAGLEHAVEIPEVPYPEELPKIDEHFKGYEDKIEAFVNALHPVDIRFANDPTWVMKGTGEKLNHNRAWMKADGKLPDDPLMHVGAMAYSSDTTVLDSIITTHGLSWGIDRLFAATVNHSMWFHREFRFDEWMLYATESPVAAGSRGIGSGRFFMRDGTLATSVVQEALIKYFPPRS; from the coding sequence ATGACCGACGGCACCCCAGATCACGACGTGACCAATTCCGCCGATCTCGCCAAGCTGATCGAGCTTCTCGACGTGGAGCGCGTCGACGACGACCTCTTCATCGGGCAGCATCCCGATCAGGTGATGGCACGGACCTTCGGCGGGCAACTCCTCGGCCAGGGAGTGGTGGCCGCCGGCCGCACCATCGTGAAGGGAAATCCGCCCGTCCACGCATTGCACGCGCACTTCATCCGCGGCGGCGACGTCACCAAACCGCTCGAGTACCACATCGACCGCTACCGCGACGGACGCGCCTTCGCGAACCGCCAGGTCACCGCGAAGCAGGACGGCGAGGTCATCTTCACGATGCTCGTCGCCTTCCAGGACAACTCGGCGGGCCTCGAGCACGCCGTCGAGATCCCCGAGGTCCCATACCCGGAGGAACTCCCCAAGATCGACGAGCACTTCAAGGGCTACGAGGACAAGATCGAAGCCTTCGTCAACGCCCTGCATCCGGTCGACATCCGCTTCGCGAACGACCCGACCTGGGTGATGAAGGGGACCGGTGAGAAGCTGAACCACAACCGCGCCTGGATGAAGGCCGACGGGAAGCTCCCCGACGATCCGCTGATGCACGTGGGTGCGATGGCGTACTCGTCGGACACCACGGTCCTCGACTCGATCATCACCACGCACGGACTGTCGTGGGGCATCGACCGGCTCTTCGCGGCCACCGTCAACCACTCCATGTGGTTCCACCGCGAGTTCCGCTTCGACGAGTGGATGCTCTACGCGACCGAGTCGCCCGTCGCCGCCGGATCGCGCGGCATCGGCTCCGGCCGGTTCTTCATGCGCGACGGCACCCTGGCCACCTCCGTCGTGCAGGAAGCGCTCATCAAGTACTTCCCGCCGCGGAGCTGA
- the lgt gene encoding prolipoprotein diacylglyceryl transferase, with protein MPLHDTVAPVTDGTVLAFIPSPSQGVWHLGPVPIRAYALCIIVGIVVAVWWGSRRWQARGGQPGEVIDVALWAVPFGLVGGRLYHVLTDWETYFGPGGKGLGAAFRVWDGGLGIWGAVALGAVGAWIGARNMGIKLPPFGDAIAPAILLAQAIGRLGNYFNQELFGRPTDVPWGLEIFDRVNSDGQISYKLIDGVSTGNVATIVHPTFLYEMVWNILIVLLLVLIDRKFKIGHGRLFAMYVAGYCVGRFGVELMRDDFATHIFGIRINLFTAAIVFLCAALYVVMAPKGREQGLSMYWPDRAEELADEGAVGYIPPELQDDEDEVESDDVDDDTADDDDYDDEADDSDYLEDDDFHEREPADDDFYDVDRDADDGVDADESKAPAAGVVAVGGAAAAVDAVAASDDESGDDAVDDGPDDASAEPLTGGDAADDEPTADGEPVDEDEAVDDTDVDAEDPAPETPDDSAADLEDEKADDTSAEADDTSDESDETPADSAEPSDEEDSEEDAPPAEPSDEEAPVEEAPAEEAPAEEAPVDAPTGRVIPGREPAIVDSVSSQGYTVVPADDEELGGISIVEQNPGGSAGSIEIRRAETTDSGHPESSDESRSTEVTDEGDTPEEDR; from the coding sequence ATGCCGCTGCACGATACTGTGGCACCTGTGACTGACGGAACCGTCCTCGCCTTCATCCCGAGCCCCTCGCAGGGCGTGTGGCACCTCGGCCCCGTGCCGATCCGCGCCTACGCGCTCTGCATCATCGTCGGCATCGTCGTCGCCGTCTGGTGGGGCAGCAGACGGTGGCAGGCGCGCGGGGGCCAACCGGGCGAGGTCATCGACGTCGCGCTGTGGGCGGTCCCGTTCGGCCTCGTCGGCGGGCGCCTGTACCACGTGCTCACCGACTGGGAGACCTACTTCGGCCCCGGCGGCAAGGGGCTCGGTGCCGCGTTCCGCGTCTGGGACGGCGGTCTCGGCATCTGGGGCGCCGTCGCGCTCGGTGCCGTCGGCGCCTGGATCGGCGCCCGCAACATGGGCATCAAACTGCCCCCGTTCGGCGATGCGATCGCGCCCGCGATCCTCCTCGCGCAGGCCATCGGCCGGCTCGGCAACTACTTCAACCAGGAGTTGTTCGGACGTCCGACCGACGTTCCGTGGGGCCTGGAGATCTTCGACCGCGTCAACAGCGACGGGCAGATCTCGTACAAGCTGATCGACGGCGTCTCCACCGGCAACGTGGCGACGATCGTCCATCCGACCTTCCTGTACGAAATGGTCTGGAACATCCTGATCGTGCTGCTGCTGGTGCTGATCGACCGGAAGTTCAAGATCGGCCACGGCCGCCTGTTCGCGATGTACGTCGCCGGATACTGCGTCGGACGGTTCGGCGTCGAACTGATGCGGGACGATTTCGCGACTCACATCTTCGGCATCCGCATCAACCTCTTCACCGCCGCGATCGTCTTCCTGTGCGCCGCGCTCTACGTGGTGATGGCGCCGAAGGGCCGCGAACAGGGGCTGTCGATGTACTGGCCCGATCGTGCGGAGGAGCTCGCCGACGAGGGCGCCGTCGGCTACATCCCGCCGGAACTGCAGGACGACGAGGACGAGGTCGAGTCCGACGACGTCGACGACGACACTGCCGATGACGACGACTACGACGATGAGGCGGACGACAGCGACTATCTCGAGGACGACGACTTCCACGAGCGCGAGCCGGCCGACGATGATTTCTACGATGTCGACCGCGATGCGGACGACGGTGTCGATGCCGACGAGTCGAAGGCGCCGGCAGCCGGCGTCGTGGCGGTCGGCGGTGCCGCCGCTGCGGTCGACGCCGTCGCCGCCTCGGATGACGAGTCCGGTGACGACGCGGTAGACGACGGTCCCGACGACGCATCGGCCGAACCGCTGACCGGTGGCGATGCGGCCGACGACGAGCCGACCGCTGACGGCGAGCCCGTCGATGAGGACGAGGCCGTCGATGACACCGACGTCGACGCCGAGGACCCGGCACCCGAGACTCCCGACGACTCGGCTGCAGACCTCGAGGACGAGAAGGCCGACGACACCTCCGCCGAAGCCGACGACACCTCCGACGAAAGCGACGAGACCCCCGCGGACTCGGCCGAGCCGTCGGACGAGGAGGACTCGGAAGAGGACGCACCTCCCGCCGAGCCGTCGGACGAGGAAGCACCAGTCGAGGAAGCGCCTGCCGAGGAAGCACCTGCCGAGGAAGCACCTGTCGACGCGCCGACTGGGCGCGTGATCCCGGGCCGCGAACCCGCAATCGTCGACTCGGTGTCGTCGCAGGGATACACCGTCGTCCCCGCCGACGACGAGGAACTCGGCGGCATCTCGATCGTCGAGCAGAACCCGGGCGGCTCAGCCGGATCGATCGAGATCCGCCGCGCCGAGACCACCGATTCCGGGCATCCCGAATCGAGTGACGAATCCCGCTCGACCGAGGTGACAGACGAAGGCGACACACCGGAGGAAGACCGCTAG
- the trpB gene encoding tryptophan synthase subunit beta yields the protein MTENPEHDAQAAFPQASDGVAHVHPIGPDERGHWNEFGGRHVPEALMAVIEEVTAGYEKLRTDQTFLNELDRLQRDYSGRPSPLYEAERLREDAGGARLFLKREDLNHTGSHKINNVLGQALLAKKMGKTRIIAETGAGQHGVATATACALLGLECLIYMGRVDTERQALNVARMRLLGATVVAVETGSATLKDAINEAFRDWVTNADSTYYCFGTAAGPHPFPMIVRDLQRIIGMETRVQIIEKIGRLPDAVTACIGGGSNAIGMFHPFIDDEGVRMVGFEAAGDGVETGRHAATFTGGTPGAFQGSYSYLLQDEDGQTIESHSISAGLDYPGVGPEHAYLREIGRAEYRPITDAEAMDALALLSRKEGIIPAIESAHAVAGALKLGRELGDGAVIVVNVSGRGDKDVDTAAQWFGLFEKPQNETEYAASLAAAKKENDR from the coding sequence GTGACCGAGAACCCCGAACACGACGCGCAGGCCGCCTTCCCGCAGGCCAGCGACGGCGTCGCCCACGTCCACCCGATCGGACCCGACGAGCGGGGACACTGGAACGAGTTCGGCGGCCGCCACGTTCCCGAGGCGCTGATGGCGGTGATCGAGGAGGTCACCGCCGGCTACGAGAAGCTGCGGACCGACCAGACCTTCCTGAACGAACTCGACCGCCTGCAGCGGGACTACTCCGGTCGTCCGTCGCCGCTGTACGAAGCCGAACGACTCCGCGAGGACGCGGGCGGCGCACGCCTGTTCCTCAAGCGTGAGGACCTCAACCACACCGGGTCGCACAAGATCAACAACGTCCTCGGGCAGGCGCTCCTCGCCAAGAAGATGGGGAAGACGCGCATCATCGCCGAGACCGGCGCCGGTCAGCACGGTGTCGCGACCGCCACGGCGTGCGCGCTGCTCGGTCTGGAATGCCTCATCTACATGGGGCGCGTCGACACCGAACGTCAGGCGCTCAACGTGGCCCGCATGCGCCTGCTCGGCGCCACCGTCGTGGCCGTCGAGACCGGATCCGCCACGCTCAAGGACGCGATCAACGAGGCCTTCCGCGACTGGGTCACCAACGCGGACAGCACCTACTACTGCTTCGGGACGGCCGCCGGACCGCATCCGTTCCCGATGATCGTGCGCGATCTGCAGCGGATCATCGGCATGGAGACCCGCGTCCAGATCATCGAGAAGATCGGTCGGCTCCCCGACGCCGTCACTGCCTGCATTGGCGGCGGCTCCAACGCCATCGGCATGTTCCACCCGTTCATCGACGACGAGGGCGTCCGCATGGTCGGCTTCGAGGCCGCGGGCGACGGCGTCGAGACCGGACGTCACGCCGCCACGTTCACCGGCGGCACGCCGGGCGCCTTCCAGGGCTCCTACTCGTACCTGTTGCAGGACGAGGACGGTCAGACGATCGAATCGCACTCGATCTCCGCCGGTCTGGACTACCCGGGCGTGGGCCCCGAGCACGCCTACCTCAGGGAGATCGGGCGTGCCGAGTACCGTCCGATCACCGACGCCGAGGCGATGGACGCCCTGGCGCTGCTCTCCCGCAAGGAGGGCATCATCCCGGCGATCGAGTCGGCGCACGCCGTCGCGGGCGCCCTCAAACTGGGACGCGAACTGGGCGACGGCGCGGTCATCGTCGTCAACGTCTCCGGTCGCGGCGACAAGGACGTCGACACCGCCGCGCAGTGGTTCGGCCTGTTCGAGAAGCCGCAGAACGAGACCGAATACGCCGCGTCGCTCGCCGCCGCGAAGAAGGAGAACGATCGATGA
- the pyk gene encoding pyruvate kinase: MTRRTKIVCTLGPATSSLESITELVECGMNVARLNFSHGAHADHQSVYKTVRAAGESTGNAVGILADLQGPKIRLGKFEDNGRPNGAVDWNAGEQVRITVDDVIGNHDRVSTTYKNLAQDAAVGDRLLVDDGKVGLVVDSVDGNDVVCTVTEGGTVSNNKGLSMPGMNISVPALSEKDIADLEFALGLGVDLVALSFVRSPSDIELVHEVMDRVGRRVPVVAKLEKPEAIENLEAVVLAFDAIMVARGDLGVEMPLEEVPLVQKRAIQMARENAKPVIVATQMLDSMIENSRPTRAEASDVANAVLDGADAVMLSGETSVGKYPHETVRTMSRIVTAVENGTRDVPPLTHVPRTRRGIVTYAARDIAERLDAVAMIGFTESGDTVRRIARLHARVPLIGFTATEATHNQLALSWGVDSHFVPRMKDTDSMIEQVDEILLSKGRVAKGDTVVIIAGAPASVIGSTNFIHVHRIGEQDH; the protein is encoded by the coding sequence GTGACTCGTCGAACCAAGATCGTTTGTACCCTCGGACCCGCTACCAGCTCTCTGGAGAGCATCACTGAGCTCGTCGAATGCGGAATGAACGTCGCGCGCCTCAACTTCAGCCACGGCGCGCACGCTGACCACCAGAGCGTCTACAAGACCGTCCGCGCAGCCGGTGAGAGCACGGGCAACGCGGTCGGCATCCTCGCCGACCTGCAGGGACCCAAGATCCGACTCGGCAAGTTCGAGGACAACGGCCGCCCCAACGGCGCCGTCGACTGGAACGCCGGAGAACAGGTCCGGATCACGGTCGACGACGTGATCGGCAATCACGACCGGGTCTCCACCACGTACAAGAACCTGGCGCAGGACGCCGCGGTCGGCGACCGACTCCTGGTCGACGACGGCAAGGTGGGCCTGGTCGTCGACAGCGTCGACGGGAACGACGTCGTCTGCACCGTCACCGAGGGCGGCACCGTCAGCAACAACAAGGGCCTGTCGATGCCCGGCATGAACATCTCGGTGCCGGCCTTGTCGGAGAAGGACATCGCCGACCTGGAGTTCGCGCTCGGCCTGGGCGTCGACCTCGTCGCCCTGTCGTTCGTCCGCAGCCCGTCCGACATCGAATTGGTGCACGAGGTGATGGACCGCGTCGGACGCCGCGTGCCCGTGGTCGCCAAGCTCGAGAAGCCCGAAGCGATTGAGAACCTCGAAGCCGTCGTCCTGGCGTTCGACGCCATCATGGTGGCCCGCGGTGATCTCGGCGTCGAGATGCCTCTCGAAGAGGTTCCGCTGGTGCAGAAGCGTGCCATTCAGATGGCGCGCGAGAACGCGAAGCCGGTCATCGTCGCGACCCAGATGCTCGACTCGATGATCGAGAACTCGCGCCCCACCCGCGCCGAGGCCTCCGACGTCGCCAACGCCGTGCTCGACGGCGCCGACGCCGTGATGCTGTCGGGTGAGACCTCGGTCGGCAAGTACCCGCACGAGACTGTGCGAACCATGAGTCGGATCGTGACGGCGGTCGAGAACGGCACCCGCGACGTTCCGCCGCTGACCCACGTCCCGCGCACCCGTCGCGGCATCGTCACCTACGCCGCGCGCGACATCGCCGAGCGCCTCGACGCCGTCGCCATGATCGGCTTCACCGAATCCGGCGACACCGTCCGACGGATCGCCCGACTGCACGCGCGTGTGCCGTTGATCGGCTTCACCGCCACCGAGGCCACGCACAACCAGCTGGCGCTCAGCTGGGGCGTCGACTCACACTTCGTCCCGCGCATGAAGGACACCGACTCGATGATCGAGCAGGTCGACGAGATCCTGCTCAGCAAGGGACGCGTCGCTAAGGGCGACACCGTCGTCATCATCGCCGGCGCCCCCGCGTCGGTCATCGGATCCACCAACTTCATCCACGTCCACCGCATCGGCGAACAGGACCACTGA
- a CDS encoding SWIM zinc finger family protein, with protein MPWTQERVLAVAPDAASVKAGRKLAVPGPWSGTGCNESLLWGSCQGSGKKPYQVSIDLVGPAYKCSCPSRKFPCKHAIALLLLWSDGRVGGTAADHAAEWAQHRTPRTAGVTAPATAPDPEAQAARRAERIAKMDAGGEEFGRWLADLMRGGLADAIRRPESWWDAAAARLVDAQMPGLAERVRDTAIDLSHGAGPAELLERIGVWWTMVRAWSRRETLSPALHADLQTSLGWPIPTAEVRAGEVRDGMWTVVGSHRDETGRLTQQRTWLRSPDTGEFLMVLDTVGPGQSLGVPHLAGARLRARLGVYPGSAPQRVLFADQPEPGEPAARLGPGTTIRSAFAGAADAVARVPWRDRHPVVLDDVALAGDGLDHLVDPVGDAVPLVADTPQQALFAVTGGRADQVFGELDGGRFRVLTVVADGMVTAL; from the coding sequence ATGCCATGGACTCAGGAGCGGGTGCTCGCCGTCGCACCCGACGCCGCGTCGGTGAAGGCCGGACGCAAGCTCGCGGTGCCCGGACCGTGGTCGGGAACCGGCTGCAACGAGAGCCTGCTGTGGGGGTCGTGTCAGGGCAGCGGCAAGAAGCCGTACCAGGTCAGCATCGATCTGGTGGGTCCCGCGTACAAGTGCAGCTGCCCCAGCCGGAAGTTCCCGTGCAAGCACGCGATCGCCCTGCTGCTCCTCTGGTCCGACGGTCGAGTCGGCGGTACCGCCGCCGACCACGCCGCGGAGTGGGCGCAGCACCGCACCCCTCGAACTGCGGGCGTCACGGCGCCTGCGACCGCGCCCGATCCGGAGGCGCAGGCCGCTAGACGGGCCGAACGCATCGCCAAGATGGACGCCGGCGGCGAGGAGTTCGGACGCTGGTTGGCCGACCTGATGCGCGGCGGTCTCGCGGATGCGATCCGTCGTCCCGAATCGTGGTGGGATGCCGCGGCCGCACGGCTCGTCGACGCTCAGATGCCGGGTCTGGCCGAACGTGTCCGCGACACCGCGATCGATCTGAGTCATGGGGCCGGTCCGGCGGAACTGCTGGAGCGGATCGGTGTCTGGTGGACCATGGTGCGGGCGTGGTCGCGCCGCGAGACGCTGTCGCCCGCTCTGCACGCGGATCTGCAGACCTCACTGGGGTGGCCCATCCCGACCGCGGAGGTCCGCGCGGGCGAGGTCCGCGACGGCATGTGGACCGTCGTCGGATCGCATCGCGACGAGACCGGCCGCCTGACGCAGCAGCGCACGTGGCTCAGGTCCCCCGACACCGGCGAGTTCCTCATGGTTCTCGACACCGTCGGACCGGGGCAGTCGCTCGGTGTGCCGCACCTGGCGGGTGCCCGCCTGCGGGCTCGGCTCGGCGTGTACCCGGGTTCGGCCCCCCAACGGGTGCTGTTCGCCGACCAGCCGGAGCCCGGTGAACCCGCAGCCCGGCTCGGTCCCGGCACCACGATCAGGTCGGCTTTCGCCGGGGCCGCCGACGCCGTCGCCCGCGTCCCGTGGCGCGACCGGCATCCGGTGGTCCTCGACGACGTTGCGCTCGCCGGTGACGGCCTGGACCACCTCGTCGACCCGGTCGGCGATGCGGTTCCGTTGGTGGCCGACACGCCGCAGCAGGCTCTGTTCGCCGTCACGGGCGGTCGTGCCGATCAGGTCTTCGGGGAGTTGGACGGTGGCCGGTTCCGGGTACTCACCGTGGTGGCCGACGGGATGGTGACGGCACTGTGA
- a CDS encoding CocE/NonD family hydrolase, translating to MRRRLTSVLIAVLTALPLVAAPVGTGRSDAAVYGALAAQWTRTHDGKQKYGGYSVKPDVPIRMSDGTVLRGNLIRPVGRDGKPVSTKLPTIVNMTPYTKMVSALASEVMNYPVLVPQLIDLLNGINLRGTVLSGYNELVGALRGGLIQTFAYDPQLIKSGYNMLVVDVRGTGFSQGTWQVFGDRERKDTVEVVDWAAKQRWSNGKIGMAGVSYSGINQLQAASDDPGKLGAIFPVVPGADLVRDIIAPGGGLGFGFLLPWLTLVNSSKMIPNIASMLNGTFDWKWLADRIKDPLTYFDVLIDALATRNVKDFAPKTRDMMTANSARRKSLFTDVNRVQTPTFAIGGWNDLFTNSESRLLSGLSQLPNAQKKLIMDDGYHITSSSNFGQKGHPPRIDVLARAWYDRWLKGIHNGIDRYSPATLASEPTGNFLQGDTYPLPGYTYQRQYLRGTPSRTVNTPVAGDGSLSSAKPTRRATREVKPGLSTLCDRDAAQAAAGVTILFDFCGKDTRLSEVAAQTFTGKPVSSLTRISGTPVVHLRQRLKATDGYWHATVNIVSPDGRSQIVSMGQLMVSLRGVDASKSTYAPNGDLTDPFLYLSLDHYSKVRPGQILDIDIPMSATQAALKPGDRLRVDLYSFNFPKSVPLGPGLWSSQLRPQYIEIDPANPSWVNVPLSKAIR from the coding sequence ATGCGGCGTCGTCTGACGTCGGTTCTCATCGCCGTGCTGACCGCGCTTCCGCTGGTCGCGGCACCCGTCGGCACGGGTCGCTCCGATGCCGCCGTCTACGGTGCGCTCGCCGCGCAGTGGACGCGCACTCACGACGGCAAGCAGAAGTACGGCGGCTACTCGGTCAAGCCCGACGTCCCGATCCGCATGTCCGACGGCACCGTGTTGCGCGGCAACCTGATCCGCCCCGTCGGCCGCGACGGCAAGCCGGTGAGCACCAAGCTGCCGACCATCGTGAACATGACGCCGTACACCAAGATGGTCAGCGCGCTGGCGTCCGAGGTGATGAACTATCCGGTCCTGGTCCCGCAGTTGATCGACCTGCTCAACGGCATCAACCTCCGCGGCACGGTTCTGTCCGGCTACAACGAGCTCGTCGGTGCACTCCGCGGCGGACTCATCCAGACCTTCGCCTACGACCCGCAGCTGATCAAGAGCGGCTACAACATGCTGGTCGTGGACGTTCGCGGCACCGGCTTCTCCCAGGGCACGTGGCAGGTCTTCGGCGATCGCGAACGCAAGGACACCGTCGAGGTGGTCGACTGGGCGGCCAAGCAGCGCTGGTCCAACGGCAAGATCGGCATGGCAGGCGTCTCCTACTCGGGCATCAACCAGCTGCAGGCCGCGTCCGACGACCCGGGCAAGCTCGGGGCCATCTTCCCCGTCGTCCCCGGCGCCGACCTGGTCCGCGACATCATCGCCCCCGGCGGCGGCCTCGGATTCGGCTTCCTGCTGCCGTGGCTGACCCTGGTGAACTCGTCGAAGATGATCCCGAACATCGCGTCGATGCTGAACGGCACCTTCGACTGGAAGTGGCTCGCCGACCGGATCAAGGATCCGCTGACCTACTTCGACGTGCTGATCGACGCGCTCGCGACCCGGAACGTGAAGGACTTCGCCCCCAAGACCCGCGACATGATGACGGCGAACTCCGCACGGCGGAAGTCGCTGTTCACGGACGTGAACCGGGTGCAGACGCCGACGTTCGCGATCGGCGGATGGAACGACCTGTTCACCAACTCCGAATCGCGTCTGCTCAGCGGACTGTCGCAGCTGCCGAACGCGCAGAAGAAGCTCATCATGGATGACGGCTACCACATCACCTCCAGCTCGAACTTCGGGCAGAAGGGGCACCCGCCGCGCATCGACGTCCTCGCCCGCGCCTGGTACGACCGGTGGCTCAAGGGCATCCACAACGGCATCGACCGGTACTCGCCCGCCACGCTCGCCTCCGAGCCGACCGGGAACTTCCTCCAGGGCGACACCTATCCCCTGCCCGGATACACCTACCAGCGGCAGTACCTGCGCGGCACACCGTCGCGCACCGTGAACACTCCCGTCGCCGGCGACGGCTCGCTCAGCTCGGCCAAGCCGACCCGTCGCGCCACCCGCGAGGTGAAACCCGGCCTCTCGACGCTGTGCGACCGCGACGCCGCACAGGCCGCCGCGGGTGTCACGATCCTGTTCGACTTCTGCGGTAAGGACACGCGCCTGTCGGAGGTGGCCGCGCAGACGTTCACCGGCAAGCCGGTCTCGTCGCTGACCCGCATCAGCGGCACGCCGGTCGTCCACCTGCGGCAGCGCCTGAAGGCGACCGACGGGTACTGGCATGCGACGGTCAACATCGTCTCCCCGGACGGTCGGTCGCAGATCGTGTCGATGGGCCAGCTGATGGTGTCGCTGCGCGGCGTGGACGCGTCGAAGAGCACGTACGCCCCGAACGGCGACCTCACCGATCCGTTCCTGTACCTGTCGCTGGATCACTACAGCAAGGTGCGCCCCGGTCAGATCCTGGACATCGACATCCCGATGTCGGCCACGCAGGCCGCGCTGAAGCCCGGTGACCGCCTGCGCGTGGACCTGTACTCGTTCAACTTCCCGAAGTCGGTGCCGCTGGGTCCGGGGCTGTGGTCGTCGCAGCTGCGCCCCCAGTACATCGAGATCGATCCGGCGAATCCGAGCTGGGTCAACGTGCCGCTGTCGAAGGCGATTCGATGA
- the trpA gene encoding tryptophan synthase subunit alpha yields the protein MSPKSAPDSRLGATFAACKAENRPALIGYTPVGYPTVDDSLAVMKTMVESGCDIVEIGIPYSDPVMDGPTVANAAMKALENGSRVRDVFAAAETVAAAGAQPVVMTYWNLILKYGVDAFARDLAAAGGVGLITPNLIPEEGDDWYAASEAHGLDRIYLVAPSSTPERLAMTLDNCSGFVYAASTMGVTGARDRVSNAAPELCARVREYSDIPIGVGLGVRDGDQAAEIGAYADGVIVGSAIVSAVEKGLDAVGAVVSDLAGGVRRARR from the coding sequence ATGAGCCCGAAGTCCGCCCCCGACTCTCGCCTGGGCGCCACCTTCGCGGCCTGCAAGGCGGAGAACCGTCCCGCATTGATCGGCTACACGCCGGTCGGGTACCCGACGGTCGACGACTCTCTCGCGGTCATGAAGACGATGGTCGAATCCGGATGCGACATCGTCGAGATCGGCATCCCGTACTCCGACCCGGTGATGGACGGCCCGACGGTCGCCAACGCGGCGATGAAGGCACTGGAGAACGGCTCGCGTGTCCGCGACGTCTTCGCCGCCGCCGAGACCGTCGCGGCAGCCGGAGCGCAGCCGGTCGTCATGACGTACTGGAACTTGATCCTCAAGTACGGCGTCGACGCCTTCGCCCGCGACCTCGCAGCCGCAGGCGGCGTCGGCCTCATCACGCCCAACCTGATTCCCGAGGAGGGCGACGACTGGTACGCGGCTTCGGAGGCGCACGGACTCGACAGGATCTACCTGGTCGCGCCGTCGTCGACTCCCGAACGGCTGGCGATGACCCTCGACAACTGCAGCGGCTTCGTCTACGCGGCGTCGACGATGGGTGTCACCGGTGCCCGTGATCGAGTCTCCAACGCCGCACCCGAACTGTGCGCCCGGGTCCGCGAGTACTCCGACATCCCGATCGGTGTGGGTCTCGGTGTCCGCGACGGCGACCAGGCCGCCGAGATCGGCGCCTACGCCGACGGCGTGATCGTCGGCTCGGCCATCGTGTCCGCGGTCGAGAAGGGCCTCGACGCGGTCGGTGCAGTGGTCTCCGACCTCGCCGGGGGCGTGCGACGCGCTCGCCGCTGA